Sequence from the Actinomyces slackii genome:
GGGAATACTCCGAGTCACCTGGGCGTTTGCCCCGTGGGACCCGACACCGAGATGAACAATGGGGAGGCAGCATGGATCGGCACGTCCGCCTCATGGCCGCCACCACCCGAAGGCATCACATCGCGGCCCTGGGCGCCGGCAAGGAAGCCGTGGCCCATCCAGATGCACCAGCAAGCACCGCCAGTTCCCCCGCGGGCCGCCTCCCCAGTGGCTCCGCCTTGGCCTCCACCAGATGAGGATCCCGTTACGTGACACTCGCCATCTATCTCGCCGCCGTCGTCATCCTTGGCTTCGCCGCGGCACTGCTCAGATTTCCCCCGATGGTCGGCTTCATCGCCGCCGGCTTCCTCCTGGGAGCCAGCGGGCTGCCTGATCTTCCCTGGATGGAGACAGTCGGTGAGATGGGCGCCTCTCTCCTGCTGTTCTCCATCGGACTGGATCTGGACCTGCGCACACTGGGCCGCAAGGTCATCGCCGGGACCGCAGCCGTGACCATGGTGTTCATCGCCCTGGCCACGGCTCTGGTCATCGGCGTCGTCGTCCTGATCCTGGGCCTGAGCGTGGGCTTCGTCGATGGATGGGGCGCGGCGCTCATGCTGGGCCTGGGCCTGGCCTCCTCCTCGACCATCGTCATCATGAAGATCCTGGAGGACCGGGATGATGCCTCCGCCCTCTACGGGCGCATCGCCGTGGGAACCTCCATCCTCCAGGACACCGCCTCCATCATCCTGCTCGTCTTCATCGCCGGGACGGCCCCCAGCCCCCTGGCGCTGGGCCTGGTCCTGCTCCTGCCGGTGGTCAAGCTCCTGGGCAGAGTGCTCGACCATATCGAGCATCGCGAGATGTACGCGCTGTTCGGCATCACGATGGCGCTTCTGCCCGGCTACGAGCTCTTCGCCTGGGTGGGCCTTCCCGGGACCCTGGGCGCCCTCCTGGTGGGGGCGATGCTGGCGACCCATGACAGCGCCGCGGATCTCGCCGAGTCCTTCCGCCCCATCCAGGAGCTCTTCCTCGTCGCCTTCTTCGTGGGGATCGGCACGGCGGGGGTGCCCAGCGCCGGAGCCGTCGTCATGGCGCTCATCCTCGTGGCGCTCCTGCCGCTGCGCTCGGCCGCCTACACGGCAGCCCTGTGGTTCCTGCGGCTGCGCCACCGCAGCGCGGTCCTCACCGGCCTGGCCGTGGCCTCCTACTCCGAACTGGCCCTGGTCGTTGCCAAGGTGGGGGTCGATCAGGGCGTGCTGGGAAGCCAATGGCTCCAGAGCCTGTCACTGGCGGTGGCCCTGTCCTTCGTGGTGGCCTCCATTGTCAACAAGAGAGCCCGCAACATCGTCCGCAAGCTCTCCCATGCCATGCCCGATCACGCCCCGGACGACCTGCATCCCGCAGAGGCCCCGGTGGAGGCCCAGGGCGTGGATATCGTCGTGTTCGGGATGGGGCGCGTGGGCCTGGTGACCTACAACCAACTCGTCGAGGACCTTCCCGCACGGCCCCAGGGCGCCCCGATCCCCATCATGGGCGTGGACAACGACGCGGACAAGGTCGAGCGCCTGGCGGCCCAGGGCCTCAATGTCATCGAGGGCGACGCCACGGACACCGACTTCTGGCAGCGCCTGGGGGCGGGCAGTGTGCGCATCGCCGTGCTGGCCATGCCTGAGCCCGGCGCCAATCTGGCCGTGCTGGACTGGATCGAGCACCACGAGTTCGCCGGCGAGGTGCTGGCCGTGGCCCGCTACAAGGACGAGGCCCGCGAGATGCGCCGGCGCGGCGTGAGCACGGTCATCAACATCTACGAAGGCGTGGGCAAGGCCCTGGCCCACGCCGCCGAGGACCGATGGCCCTCCTCCCCGATGGCCCCGGAGGCCGTCGTCGAGCACGCGCCCAGACCGGCCCCGGCCTGACCCGCGACCGGGCGATGCCTCAGGTCGCCCGGTCCAGGAGCTCGGCCACCCGCTGCCAGTCGTCGAGCTCGGCCCGCAACGGGGCCATCACCTGGGACTCGATCACATCGCTGACAGCCGCCTCAAGCGCGGCCGCGGCGGCGCGTCGTCGCCTGGCGGCGCCCGCCCGTGCCGCCAGGCCTCCCGCAAGCGCCAGGAGGATGCCCAGGACAATGCCCGACACCAGCAGGATCACGGGCCAGGGGATCTGCCCCCAGCGGGGCGGGTCGGCCGCGATGAGCAGGTAGCGCTCGATGAGGTGGAGTCCTGCCAGCCACAGGCCGCCGGCCAGCGCGGTCAGCCCCAGCGCCCACTGCAGGGCATTGGCCACCGACCACCATGCGGGCCGGCGCTGGCCCACCTCGACGCCGGCCACCGCCTCATCCAGGGCGGGGGCCAGGGACCGGGCGCGATCGTCGCTGCGAGCCACCGCCTCGGCGGCCGCGTCCTCGGGAAGCCCGGCGCAGGCATTGAGGGCGTAGGCGTGGGCCGCTGACCACAGGGCCCCTGTGTCCCCGGGCCCGGCCTCGGGCAGGGAGCTGCGCCCAGCGGGCGCGGGGTGGTGCTCCAGCGCCGCGCCTGGGCGCTGTCCCAGGTGCAGGGCGGTCAGAGGGTCCCGCCGCAGCCGCTCGATCCAGCGCACCGGGAGCCATCCCACCGCGCTGCGGGCCCGATGCCTGTGCGCCCCGGCCACGGCGCTGGCGATGAGCTCGGTGCCCGCCACCGCGCTGGCGGCCCGGTGCAGGCGCAGGCCCGCCTCGTCGTCGGCCCGCCCCCGCACCTGGCCGCCGGAGAGCCCGAGCCCGACGCGCAGCCTGCCCGCCACGGTTCGGGCATCGGCGCTGAGCCGACGAGTCGCGGCAGCGCGGTTGCGGGCAATGGCGGCGATGGCCTCGCTGAGCGACTGGAGTCCCGCGCCCGTGCGGGCACTGACCGCCAGCAGCGGCACGCCGTCCAGCCCGTTGGCCGCCAGGAGCCGGGCGGCGTCGTCCATGACGGCACGGGCGGAGTCCTGGTCAAGCCGGTCGATCTGGTTGAGGGCCACCAGGGTGACCTCCCCATGGGCGGACATGGGGGCCAGGAAATCCTGGTGGACCACGGCATCGGCGTACTTCTCGGGGTCCAGGACCCACACGAGCACATCGACCTTGCCGGCGAGCTGCTCGGCCAGGGCCCTGTGCTCGGGGTGATCGGAGTCGATGTCCGGCAGGTCCAGCAGGATCGTCGAGGCGCCCAGTCGCTGGCCCAGCGCCTCGGGGGCGACCACTCGCTGCCCGACGCCCAGCCAGTCCAGGAGCGCGGGGATGGCGTCACCGGCCCCCTGGTCCTCTCCGGTCCCGGGCAGGAGGGCAAGGGGCTGGGACGTGGTTGGACGGGTCACGGCGACCCGGGCGATCGGCGCCCCGGCCAGGGCGTTGACCAGGCTCGACTTGCCCGCCCCTGTGGCGCCCAGGAGCGCGACCACGGTGGTGCCGGGGGCCAGGCGACGGCGCTGGCCGGCGCGCTGGAGGAGCTCGCGGGTCGGGCCCAGTCGCGCCTCCATGCCCAGGCGCGAACCGAGCTCGACCACGCCCTCCAGGGCCTCCAGGCGCGCAGCGAGCCCCGACTCATCCTGCTGGACGGCGTTGGACTGGCTCATCGCGGCTCCTGCCTCGTCGTGGAGGTCGGGTCCAGGGACAGGTCCTGAGCGGCGCTGCGGCATTGCTCCACATGGGCGCGCAGGGTCTGGCTGGCGGGGACGGGGGCGTCCAGGCACTGGATGAAGCCGCCCTCCTGCTGGGCGAAGAGGGCCTGGACCCGCTCGGTCAGATCGGCCCGGGCACGCCGGGTCATGGTGCGCATGGCCTGGTCCCCGAACACGGCCTCCAGGAGGCGCTGGGCCAGGAGCGCCGTGCCACCGGCGATGCCCACCTCTCCCCCGGTGAGCCCCCCGGTATGGGCGAAGACGAGGATCATGAGCAGCACACCGGCGCCGTTGACGCCCAGGGACACCAGGCGGGCCGTCAGTCGCTTATCCGCGCCTTCGGCGCGCACCAGGGCCAGGACCTCCCCCTGCCACAGGCGCACCAGGGAGATCGCCTGGCGCTCCAGGGCCTGATGGGACGGGAGGGCCTCCAGGGCGGCCCGCAGCTGGGGAGCCGCGCTGGCCGAGCGCCGCCAGGACCGCTCGGTGTCCATGGCAGCGCGCTGGGCCTCGGCCACGATGAGCCCCACCAGGGAGGACTCGATGGCCTCCTCCACGCGCGCTGCGGGGGCGGGCCTGCCCCGCAGGGCGGCGCCCAGGCGGTCGCGCAGGCGGCCTATGTGGGACTCCAATGAGCGCATGAGGTCGCCGGTTCCCACGAACTCCTGCCATCGGGCCAGCACCTCGCCGCGCAGCAGGGAGCCATCAGCGGTGGCCTGGGCGAGCCGTTCCAGGGCCTGGGCATGAGCGCTGGCGGCGCCCTGCACGAGCTCGGCGTGCTCGGCCTCCTGAGCGGCGATCTCGACCGCCAGGATCTCGGCCTGCCCCAGGGCGGAGCCGATCGCCCCGGCCAGGGTGCGCTGGGCCACCGCCCGGCGGGCGGCCGCGTCCTGGGCCAGTGCCCCCAGCCAGTGGCGCACGGGGGCGGTCGCCTCGGCCGGGAGCAGGCCCTGGGGATCCAGGGCGGTCTCGGGGATGGTGAAGATGGGGGCCTCCGTCAGACCCGCGGCGTCCAGCCGACGCCGAAGATCGGCCTCCACCTCGCCCTGCGCCCCGGGCGGTACCCGGTCCAGGACGACGGCGGCGGTCACCTGCCGCTGCGCGGCCGCGCGCAGGTGCTCCCAGGGCACGGCGTCGGCGTAGCGGGCGGCGGTGGTCACGAAGACCCACATGTCAGCGCTGGCCAGGAGCCCGGCGGCCAACTCGCGGTTCTCCGCCACCACGGAGTCGATATCGGGGGCGTCCAGAAGGGCCAGTCCCGCGGGCAGCGCCGAGCATGCGCGCAGCTCCAGCTCGCGAGGGGTGTGCTGACCGGCCGGGCTCGGCGGGGCGTCCTCGGCCACGCGCAGGCGCGCCAGGGAGCCCAGGATCCGATCGGTCTCGAACCAGGGGGCGTCTGAGGGGGCATGCAGCAGCGCGGGCCTCCTGGTGGTGGGTCGGATCGCCGAGGCCGCGGTGACGGGACGGCCCACCAGGGAGGAGACCAGGGTGGATTTGCCGGCGCCGGTCGAGCCGCCGATGACGCCCAGCAGCGGGGCGTCCATGGAGGCCAGGCGGGGCAGCACATAGTCCGCGAGCTGATCGGCCAGCAGCTGCCCGCGGTCTGCCGCCTGAGCGGCGCCGGGCAGGGCGTAGGGCAGGCGCAGGGCGCCCAGCGCGCGGCCAAGCGCGGCCAGGGCCTGCGGGAGCTGCGGGCCGGGAGCCGGGCGGAGCGTCACGCGACTCAGCCCTGGCCTGCGATGACGCGGGGCACCAGGTCCTCCTGCGGGGGCGCCCAGGAGGCGGCGTCGGCCTCCACCTGCTCCCCGGAGCGGATGTCCTTGACCGAGTCCGCCTCGCCGTCGGCCCCCGGGAACCAGACGAAGGGGATGGAGCGCTTGTCCGCGAAGCGGATCTGCTTGCCGAACTTGGCCGCGCTGGGCACCACATCGGCGCTGATCCCCCGGGCGCGAAGCGCCTGGGACACGGCCTCGGAGACGGCGCGGTGCTCCTCATCGCTGACCGCCACGAGCACGCAGGTGGCAACGGGCCGGGTCACCGACACCAGCCCCTGCCCGATGACACGGGCCAGCAGGCGCGAGACGCCGATGGAGATCCCCACCCCGGGGAAGGAGCGCTTGCCATTGGTGACCAGGGAGTCGTAGCGGCCCCCCGAGCACACCGAGCCCAGGTCCTCATGACCGGCCATGAAGGACTCGTAGACGGAACCGGTGTAGTAGTCCAGCCCCCGGGCGATCTTCAGGTCGGCGATCAGGGCCCCGGGGCGCCGTCGGGCGGCGGTGGCCAGGAGGGTGGTGAGCTCGTCCAGGCCCTGGTCCAGAAGCTCCGAGGGCTGGGCTCCTTGGAGGGCCTCCAGGACGGCGCCGCGCACCTGCTCGGGCTCGGCTCCGGTGATGGTGGCCAGGGCCAGGGCCCGCTCGGCCTGCTCGGCGGTGGCCCCCACCGTCTCGGTGAGCTCGGCGGCCACGGCCCGCGGGCCGATCTTGTCGAGCTTGTCCACCACGCGCAGGACCTCGATGAGATCGGCGTCCTGAATGCCGATGGACTGGTAGAACCCCTGGGCGACCTTCCGATTCGACACGTGGATGGTCACCGGCGGGATGGGCAGACCGGCCAGCGCCTCGTGCATGATCAGGGGGATCTCGGCGTCGTTGTGCAGGGGCAGCGCGCCGTCGCCCACGATGTCGATGTCGGCCTGGATGAACTCGCGGAAGCGGCCCTCCTGGGGGCGCTCGCCGCGCCAGACCTTCTGGATCTGGTATCGCTTGAAGGGGAAGGTCAGGAGGCCGGCGTTGTCGGCCACGTAGCGGGCGAAGGGCACGGTCAGGTCGAAGTGCAGCCCCAGCTGCTTGGCGGGATCGGCCTCGAGCTCACCGGGCTCGGCCTGCAGGCGCGAGAGCAGGTAGACCTCCTTGGAGGTCTCGCCCTTGGAGGTGAGCTGGCTCAGCGGCTCGACGGCGCGGGTCTCGATACCGGCGAAGCCGTGCAGCTCGAAGGTGGTGCGCAGGGCGTCGATGAAGGCCTGCTCGATGATCCGGCCCGCCGGGAGCCACTCGGGGAAGCCGGAGAGTGAGGACATCGCTGCTCGTGCCTGTGCTGCTGCCATGGGCGGCATTGTGTCATGGCCGGTGCCCGGGCGGGATCAGGCCTTGAGGTCTCCCCCGCGGACCTTGGCCTCGGCCAGGTAGGGGTTGGCGCGGTGCTCGTGGGCCATGGTGGTGGCAGCGCCGTGACCGGGCAGCAGGACGGTGGCCGGGTCGATGGCTGAGGCCAGGAGTCGCAGGGTGCCCAGCATCTGAACCTGGTCGCCTCCGGGAAGGTCGGTGCGGCCCACCGAGCCCTTGAAGATGACATCGCCGCTCAGGGCGATGAGGTGATCCCGCTCCTGGTCGGCCGCTGAGGGGTCGGCCTCGATGAGCTCGGGGACCTCGGCCTCGATGAGCAGATCGTTGGCGCCCAGGCGGGCGTTGAGGAAGAAGACGCTGGAGCCCTCGGAGTGGCCCGGGGCGGGGACCGCCTGGATCCCGATGCCCGGGACGAGCTCGACGGCGCGGCTGAAGCCATGGCCGGGGAAGGGCCGGATGCCGCTGGGGCGCGCCCAGGGGCTGCCGGCCAGGTCGGCGAATCCCATGCCCTGGGCGCGCACGCCCGTCGTGGCATCGGGATCCTCCAGGCGGTAGAGGTCGGGCTCGGGGATGTGGACGGGCACGCGGCCTGCGGCCTCGGCGGGGTCAGCCGGGTCCTGGCCGGTCAGCATCCCTGCCGCCGAGGCGGCCTCAATGAGCCTGTGAGTGTCCCAGACGTGGTCGGCGTGGCCGTGGGTCAGGAGGATGGCCCCCAGGGTCAGGCCGTGACCGCGCATCAGGGCCAGGGCTCCGGCCGCGGCGCCGGCCCCCGGGTCGACGACGAGGGCGGGGCTGCCGGGCCCGGGCGCCAGCACGTAGCAGTTGGCGGCGAAGACGGGTGCGATCGTGCGCTCCAGGATCATGGTGCCAGCCTAGCCGCGGGCTCCCGGCGCCCCGCGCATCACCGCCTGGGCCATCCGGCGGCATGAGCGCCGGTGGCCGGCTCGCAGCGAAGGGGCTCTCACGGGGCGGTCAGGCGCCGATGGGCGGCACGGGCCAGGCGAGCTCCCAGCCCAGGGAGTCGCTGATATCCGCCAGGGCCGCCATCATGACGGGGGCGGCCAGGGGCGCGCTGGATCGCGGGGCATCGGGAAGGGCGGGGAGCGCCGAGGCGAAGAGAACGACCATGGGGCGCCCCGTCATCGTCGACTCGACCCAGAGCCCGTCCAGGGGGCCCATGCCGTCAGCGGGCTCGGCACGCGCGATCTGCCGGGCCCAGGCGCGACAGGTCGACCGCGGGGCCGCCATGAGCGAGTGGCTGGCGCCGTGGCGCAGCAGCCAGGGCGAGTCCGTGGCGAGAAGGGCGAGGAGCCGGAGCGGGCGAGCGGGCACGAAGGTGGTGGCGCATACGCCTGCGCTCATCGGATCGATCCGGCGCTGAGCCTGGAAGACCTCGGCTGCCGCGGTCCGCAGGTCCGTGGCCGCGTAGAGCACTGCGCTGCCGGGGTGCTCGCCGAGGGGCTGAGGGTGGGGGTCCCATCTCATGGTGGGCAGCGGCCCGAAGGAGCGGAAGGAGTTCCAGGCCGACGGGTGTTCCCCCGCCGTGCGATGGATGCGCCACAGCAGTCCTTGGTAGGACCGGATGTCCTCAGGGCCGATCCTCAGCGGCACCGGCGGGGAGACGGGGTTCTTCGGGGCATCCCAGGACATGGGCGAGGCTGGCATGTCGGGCTGCTCAGGCCGCCCGGGCCGCGGCGTCGAGCAGTGCGACGACCGGCTCGATCCCCTCCCCGAGCAGGAGATGGTCCACTGGGCTGCGGCCTCCCAGCGACTCCTCCGGGGAGGTCATGATGACGGCGACATCGATACCGGCCAGCTCCTGCGGGATTCGTGAGACCACCTCCCCCAGGCGGGGAAGCGCGTGCCCGGAGGCGAACTGCCAGCGCCAGTAGCGCTTGCGGCCCCCCACCATGGTGGAGGCAAGCGGCGTCGAGGCGGCGCGATGGGAGAGCCTGGAGGGGCTGATGCCGAGCTCCTCGGCCGCCTGCGCGGCGGACAGGGTGAGCTCCAGGGTCCGGTTGATAATCATCTCGGCATGGCCAGTGGCCAGGCGGGCGGCGTCCTGGGTGGACCATGACCGCAGGCGTTCGGGCTCGCTCAGGCCACCGTGCTCCAGGAGGTCGGCCAGCATGCTCTCCCCCACCGCCATGGCGCGCGGCGCCTGGCGCAGCATGGCCTGGAGCTGGCGGGCGTAGGCCTCCTCGTCGTAGTCGAGGCCCTGCTCGGCGTAGACATCGGCGATGGTCAGAGTCATCCGGTTCTCCTCTCCCGCGGATCTCGGCACTGGAGGCCGCCGAATGGACGCAACTGATTCTACCGTGTTGCGCATTCATGCGCCATGGCAGCCGATGGCAAGCAGGACTCGGACTTATGCGGGGTTGCGGGTAGGCTCGGCGCACTGGCGCCTACCGGCCCAGTGGACCGCCATCCGGCTGAGGAGGCCGGGCGCGAACGGAACAGGGATCAGATCCTCCCTCACCCCGTCACTATTCGAAGGAGCACCCCGTGACCGAGCAGAACCAGCGCGACACCGAGCTGACGGCCGCTGCCACGTCCACCCCCGAGGCGGAGGAGTCCGCCACCGCCGACCCGGCCGAGAGCAGTGTCGAGCCCTCGGCCACCAGCACCGAGGCCGGGACTCAGACCGGGACCGATGCGGGCGTCGATCTCGACGCCCCCGCCCCGCAGGCCCCCTCGGCTGATCCCGCTGACGCCGCCGAGGAGGCCGAGCCGGCCCTTGAGGTCCCTGAGACCACAGAACCGGTCGAGTCCGCCGAGGCCGACCAGGCCCAGGACGCTGCACCGGCCGCCGAGGACGCTCCGACCGAGGACGCCGCACCGGCCGCCGAGGAGGCTCAGGCCGCTTCGGCCCAGGACGACGCCGATCCTGCCGCCGAGGATGCTCCGGTCCAGGATGCTCCGGTCCAGGATGCTCCGGCCGCCGAGGCTGACGGTCAGGGCGGTGCTCCCGCAGCCCCTGCGCAGGCACCGGTGGACCCCCAGGAGGCCATGGATGCCGCCAAGTGGGGCCGCGTGGACGGCGAGGGTCGGGTCTATGTGCAGGATGGTGGCGCGGAGCGCGAGGTGGGCCAGTTCCCCGACGCCCCCGTGGCCGAGGCGATGGCCTTCTACGTGCGCCGCTACCTCGACCTCAAGGCCACGGTGGATCTGTTCGCCACTCGCCTGCCCCAGCTCAGCGTCCGGGAGATCGACTCAACGCTGAAGTCCGTTGAGGAGTCGCTGGCCGAGCCCGCTGCCGTGGGCGATCTGGAGGGCCTGCGCGCCCGCTTCAACGCCTTGAAGGCCGTGGCCGCCGAGCGTCGGGCCGCCGTCGCCGCCGAGCGCGCCGCCGCCAAGGAGCAGGCCTTCAAGGAGCGCACCGCCATCGTGGAGCGCGCTGAGGCCATCGCCGCCCAGGACCCGGCCCGCACCCAGTGGAAGAGCTCGGGCGCCGAGCTGCGCGAGCTGCTGGAGACCTGGAAGCAGGCTCAGCGCCGCGGGCCCCGCCTGGACAAGGCCTCCGAGGACGGGCTGTGGAAGCGCTTCTCCCACGCGCGTACCACCTTTGACCGGCACCGCCGGCAGTTCTTCAGCGAGTTGGACGCCAAGCAGTCCAAGGTCAAGGAGGCCAAGGAGGCGCTGATCAAGCGCGCTGAGGAGCTCCAGCACTCCACGGACTGGGCGGGCACCTCGGCGAAGTACCGCGACCTCATGACCGAGTGGAAGAAGGCCGGGCGGGCCTCGCGCAAGGAGGACGACGCGCTGTGGGCCCGCTTCCGCGCCGCCCAGCAGGTCTTCTTCGACGCGCGCCGGGCCAAGGACGAGGCCGCCGACGCCGAGTTCGCCGAGAACCTCAAGGTCAAGGAGGCCCTCGTGGCCAAGGCCGAGGCACTGCTGCCGATCAAGGATGTCAAGGCCGCCAAGAAGGCGCTGCGCCCCATCCAGGACGCCTGGGACGAGGCCGGCCGTGTGCCGCGCTCGGCC
This genomic interval carries:
- a CDS encoding cation:proton antiporter family protein yields the protein MTLAIYLAAVVILGFAAALLRFPPMVGFIAAGFLLGASGLPDLPWMETVGEMGASLLLFSIGLDLDLRTLGRKVIAGTAAVTMVFIALATALVIGVVVLILGLSVGFVDGWGAALMLGLGLASSSTIVIMKILEDRDDASALYGRIAVGTSILQDTASIILLVFIAGTAPSPLALGLVLLLPVVKLLGRVLDHIEHREMYALFGITMALLPGYELFAWVGLPGTLGALLVGAMLATHDSAADLAESFRPIQELFLVAFFVGIGTAGVPSAGAVVMALILVALLPLRSAAYTAALWFLRLRHRSAVLTGLAVASYSELALVVAKVGVDQGVLGSQWLQSLSLAVALSFVVASIVNKRARNIVRKLSHAMPDHAPDDLHPAEAPVEAQGVDIVVFGMGRVGLVTYNQLVEDLPARPQGAPIPIMGVDNDADKVERLAAQGLNVIEGDATDTDFWQRLGAGSVRIAVLAMPEPGANLAVLDWIEHHEFAGEVLAVARYKDEAREMRRRGVSTVINIYEGVGKALAHAAEDRWPSSPMAPEAVVEHAPRPAPA
- a CDS encoding GTPase, coding for MSQSNAVQQDESGLAARLEALEGVVELGSRLGMEARLGPTRELLQRAGQRRRLAPGTTVVALLGATGAGKSSLVNALAGAPIARVAVTRPTTSQPLALLPGTGEDQGAGDAIPALLDWLGVGQRVVAPEALGQRLGASTILLDLPDIDSDHPEHRALAEQLAGKVDVLVWVLDPEKYADAVVHQDFLAPMSAHGEVTLVALNQIDRLDQDSARAVMDDAARLLAANGLDGVPLLAVSARTGAGLQSLSEAIAAIARNRAAATRRLSADARTVAGRLRVGLGLSGGQVRGRADDEAGLRLHRAASAVAGTELIASAVAGAHRHRARSAVGWLPVRWIERLRRDPLTALHLGQRPGAALEHHPAPAGRSSLPEAGPGDTGALWSAAHAYALNACAGLPEDAAAEAVARSDDRARSLAPALDEAVAGVEVGQRRPAWWSVANALQWALGLTALAGGLWLAGLHLIERYLLIAADPPRWGQIPWPVILLVSGIVLGILLALAGGLAARAGAARRRRAAAAALEAAVSDVIESQVMAPLRAELDDWQRVAELLDRAT
- a CDS encoding dynamin family protein — its product is MTLRPAPGPQLPQALAALGRALGALRLPYALPGAAQAADRGQLLADQLADYVLPRLASMDAPLLGVIGGSTGAGKSTLVSSLVGRPVTAASAIRPTTRRPALLHAPSDAPWFETDRILGSLARLRVAEDAPPSPAGQHTPRELELRACSALPAGLALLDAPDIDSVVAENRELAAGLLASADMWVFVTTAARYADAVPWEHLRAAAQRQVTAAVVLDRVPPGAQGEVEADLRRRLDAAGLTEAPIFTIPETALDPQGLLPAEATAPVRHWLGALAQDAAARRAVAQRTLAGAIGSALGQAEILAVEIAAQEAEHAELVQGAASAHAQALERLAQATADGSLLRGEVLARWQEFVGTGDLMRSLESHIGRLRDRLGAALRGRPAPAARVEEAIESSLVGLIVAEAQRAAMDTERSWRRSASAAPQLRAALEALPSHQALERQAISLVRLWQGEVLALVRAEGADKRLTARLVSLGVNGAGVLLMILVFAHTGGLTGGEVGIAGGTALLAQRLLEAVFGDQAMRTMTRRARADLTERVQALFAQQEGGFIQCLDAPVPASQTLRAHVEQCRSAAQDLSLDPTSTTRQEPR
- the hisS gene encoding histidine--tRNA ligase, encoding MPPMAAAQARAAMSSLSGFPEWLPAGRIIEQAFIDALRTTFELHGFAGIETRAVEPLSQLTSKGETSKEVYLLSRLQAEPGELEADPAKQLGLHFDLTVPFARYVADNAGLLTFPFKRYQIQKVWRGERPQEGRFREFIQADIDIVGDGALPLHNDAEIPLIMHEALAGLPIPPVTIHVSNRKVAQGFYQSIGIQDADLIEVLRVVDKLDKIGPRAVAAELTETVGATAEQAERALALATITGAEPEQVRGAVLEALQGAQPSELLDQGLDELTTLLATAARRRPGALIADLKIARGLDYYTGSVYESFMAGHEDLGSVCSGGRYDSLVTNGKRSFPGVGISIGVSRLLARVIGQGLVSVTRPVATCVLVAVSDEEHRAVSEAVSQALRARGISADVVPSAAKFGKQIRFADKRSIPFVWFPGADGEADSVKDIRSGEQVEADAASWAPPQEDLVPRVIAGQG
- a CDS encoding MBL fold metallo-hydrolase yields the protein MILERTIAPVFAANCYVLAPGPGSPALVVDPGAGAAAGALALMRGHGLTLGAILLTHGHADHVWDTHRLIEAASAAGMLTGQDPADPAEAAGRVPVHIPEPDLYRLEDPDATTGVRAQGMGFADLAGSPWARPSGIRPFPGHGFSRAVELVPGIGIQAVPAPGHSEGSSVFFLNARLGANDLLIEAEVPELIEADPSAADQERDHLIALSGDVIFKGSVGRTDLPGGDQVQMLGTLRLLASAIDPATVLLPGHGAATTMAHEHRANPYLAEAKVRGGDLKA
- a CDS encoding RES family NAD+ phosphorylase, producing MPASPMSWDAPKNPVSPPVPLRIGPEDIRSYQGLLWRIHRTAGEHPSAWNSFRSFGPLPTMRWDPHPQPLGEHPGSAVLYAATDLRTAAAEVFQAQRRIDPMSAGVCATTFVPARPLRLLALLATDSPWLLRHGASHSLMAAPRSTCRAWARQIARAEPADGMGPLDGLWVESTMTGRPMVVLFASALPALPDAPRSSAPLAAPVMMAALADISDSLGWELAWPVPPIGA
- a CDS encoding DUF349 domain-containing protein, yielding MTEQNQRDTELTAAATSTPEAEESATADPAESSVEPSATSTEAGTQTGTDAGVDLDAPAPQAPSADPADAAEEAEPALEVPETTEPVESAEADQAQDAAPAAEDAPTEDAAPAAEEAQAASAQDDADPAAEDAPVQDAPVQDAPAAEADGQGGAPAAPAQAPVDPQEAMDAAKWGRVDGEGRVYVQDGGAEREVGQFPDAPVAEAMAFYVRRYLDLKATVDLFATRLPQLSVREIDSTLKSVEESLAEPAAVGDLEGLRARFNALKAVAAERRAAVAAERAAAKEQAFKERTAIVERAEAIAAQDPARTQWKSSGAELRELLETWKQAQRRGPRLDKASEDGLWKRFSHARTTFDRHRRQFFSELDAKQSKVKEAKEALIKRAEELQHSTDWAGTSAKYRDLMTEWKKAGRASRKEDDALWARFRAAQQVFFDARRAKDEAADAEFAENLKVKEALVAKAEALLPIKDVKAAKKALRPIQDAWDEAGRVPRSALRRIEGRMRAVEDAVREAENAEWRRSDPETKARAEGLAGQLEDAIASLEADLAKAQAAGDAKKIAEAEAALTARRAWLDQVRRSAKA